In Synechococcus sp. A18-25c, a single window of DNA contains:
- a CDS encoding TldD/PmbA family protein — protein sequence MALFTDLNPGHNAWRNRLETLLNFGVRSGADLVEIFLERTDHLGVLAEQDKITSVSPAFGMGAGIRVFRGGQDGFVSTNDLSDQGLHQALEQALAMLQLNTTSLVAERGFDGLGQLRDYGQSKEDWLSQTPELDTITQRLLEGTQSLQQRGQHLEVRRGNFSRDWQEVLVAASDGTFARDIRLHQSSGLSVLAADGDHRSSISRRYGTSDRPHDLRHWDINASADEVCESAATMLRADYVDGGQMPVVLANRFGGVIFHEACGHLLETTQVERGSTPFAESIGECIAHPAVTAIDEGLSEGAFGSLSMDDEGMEPQRTVLIENGVLKRFISDRAGEMRTGHARTGSGRRQNHGFAAASRMRNTYIAAGPHSVDDLISSVETGLYCKSMGAGSVGATGQFNFSVEEGYLINDGKLGQPVKGATLIGDAKEVMPKISMCADDLDLAAGYCGSVSGSVFVTVGQPHVKVDSITVGGR from the coding sequence ATGGCCTTGTTCACTGATCTGAACCCAGGCCACAACGCCTGGCGCAATCGTCTCGAAACGTTGCTTAATTTTGGTGTCCGCTCAGGGGCTGACCTCGTCGAGATTTTTCTTGAACGAACTGATCATCTCGGTGTTCTGGCAGAACAGGACAAAATCACGAGTGTTAGTCCCGCTTTCGGGATGGGTGCAGGAATTCGTGTGTTTCGTGGAGGCCAGGACGGCTTCGTCAGCACCAACGACCTCAGCGATCAAGGTCTTCACCAGGCATTGGAGCAGGCTTTAGCCATGCTTCAGCTGAACACCACGTCGCTTGTTGCTGAACGAGGGTTCGATGGCCTTGGCCAACTTCGTGATTACGGCCAGAGCAAAGAAGATTGGCTCAGTCAAACTCCTGAACTCGACACCATTACCCAGCGCCTGCTCGAAGGAACCCAAAGTTTGCAGCAACGCGGTCAACATTTAGAGGTTCGGCGCGGGAACTTCTCACGTGATTGGCAGGAGGTTTTGGTGGCTGCAAGCGATGGAACGTTTGCCAGAGATATTCGTCTCCATCAATCGTCCGGCCTCAGTGTTCTCGCTGCTGACGGAGACCATCGTTCGAGCATCTCCCGTCGTTACGGCACTTCTGATCGTCCCCATGATTTGCGCCATTGGGACATCAACGCTTCCGCCGATGAAGTCTGTGAAAGCGCAGCCACCATGCTCCGGGCCGATTACGTCGATGGAGGCCAGATGCCGGTTGTCCTCGCGAACCGCTTTGGCGGTGTGATTTTTCATGAGGCCTGTGGACACCTCCTGGAAACCACTCAGGTGGAGCGTGGATCAACACCCTTTGCTGAAAGCATCGGTGAGTGCATCGCTCATCCTGCAGTGACAGCGATCGACGAAGGCCTGAGCGAAGGAGCCTTCGGATCCCTCTCCATGGATGACGAGGGCATGGAACCTCAGCGCACTGTTCTCATTGAAAACGGTGTGTTGAAACGATTTATCAGTGATCGCGCGGGTGAAATGCGAACAGGCCATGCGCGCACTGGCAGCGGTCGGCGCCAAAACCACGGTTTCGCTGCTGCCAGCAGAATGCGGAACACCTACATCGCGGCAGGTCCCCACAGTGTTGATGATCTGATCAGTTCAGTGGAAACGGGCCTGTATTGCAAATCCATGGGTGCCGGTAGCGTCGGCGCAACTGGCCAATTCAATTTTTCTGTTGAAGAGGGTTATTTGATTAACGACGGAAAACTTGGACAACCGGTTAAAGGTGCAACCTTGATCGGTGATGCCAAAGAAGTGATGCCGAAGATCTCGATGTGTGCTGATGATCTTGATCTCGCTGCCGGTTACTGCGGATCTGTCAGTGGCAGCGTCTTCGTGACCGTCGGTCAACCACATGTGAAAGTTGATTCCATCACTGTGGGAGGCCGTTGA